In the genome of Persephonella sp. KM09-Lau-8, one region contains:
- a CDS encoding heavy metal-binding domain-containing protein produces the protein MILTTTDTISGRQIKEYKGIVAAEAVIGVNVIRDLFASIRDFLGGRTRSYEKELNKYRQKLLEELQEQAAEKGANAVIGINFSYEMYESMLMISVWGTAVVVE, from the coding sequence ATGATTTTAACCACAACAGACACAATATCAGGCAGACAGATAAAGGAATACAAAGGTATTGTCGCTGCCGAGGCAGTTATAGGGGTAAATGTAATAAGGGATTTGTTTGCAAGTATAAGGGATTTTTTAGGCGGCAGAACCCGTTCCTATGAAAAAGAATTAAACAAATACAGACAAAAACTGCTTGAAGAACTACAGGAACAGGCTGCAGAAAAAGGAGCAAACGCAGTTATAGGTATAAACTTTTCTTACGAAATGTATGAATCTATGCTTATGATTTCTGTATGGGGGACAGCGGTAGTAGTTGAGTAG
- a CDS encoding TraR/DksA C4-type zinc finger protein translates to MKHLTPEQIEELKQTLLEWREKLLSETQENVGEPLSYEGGDEIDRADAEAGRLVMLRNLDRDRKVLKRIEMTLQKIEYGTYGICEMCGAEIPYERLKARPIAKLCINCKEVEEENE, encoded by the coding sequence ATGAAACATTTAACACCTGAACAGATTGAAGAGCTAAAGCAGACACTTTTAGAATGGAGGGAAAAACTCCTGAGTGAAACTCAGGAAAATGTTGGAGAGCCCCTTTCCTATGAAGGTGGAGATGAGATTGATAGAGCCGACGCAGAAGCAGGCAGACTTGTTATGCTGAGAAACCTTGATAGAGATAGAAAAGTTTTAAAAAGAATAGAGATGACCCTTCAAAAAATAGAGTATGGCACTTATGGAATATGTGAGATGTGCGGTGCAGAAATTCCATACGAAAGATTAAAGGCAAGACCAATTGCTAAACTTTGCATAAATTGTAAAGAAGTAGAAGAAGAAAACGAGTAG
- a CDS encoding copper resistance protein B, which produces MFKKSLITGLLITSFVYAQEKKCNLYPIKPMEPIYYGQLLFDRIEYTIDNGHRVDYEITGWYGGDYQKVWLEMEGEHNVNAGSGDIENLDLLYGKAISPFWDFRIGAGYTGSYKSDGGNRSVAVVGLKGLAPYMFEVDTNLRLTTKGEFYGDFEAEYDIWLTQRMALQPKFDTTFSFSKIEEIGIGSGINDINLSLRLRYEVKREIAPYVGISYTRLYGQTKSLAKSEGEKIEYTDIIAGIRIWF; this is translated from the coding sequence ATGTTTAAAAAAAGTTTAATTACCGGATTATTAATAACCTCTTTTGTGTATGCTCAGGAGAAAAAATGTAATCTATACCCTATCAAGCCTATGGAACCAATTTATTACGGACAGCTGCTTTTTGACAGAATTGAGTATACGATTGATAACGGCCATAGAGTAGATTATGAGATTACAGGCTGGTATGGTGGAGATTACCAGAAAGTATGGCTGGAAATGGAAGGAGAACACAATGTTAATGCAGGGAGCGGAGATATTGAAAATTTAGACCTGCTTTATGGTAAAGCTATATCTCCTTTCTGGGATTTCAGAATTGGTGCAGGATATACAGGTTCTTATAAATCTGATGGTGGAAACAGGAGTGTGGCTGTTGTTGGTTTAAAAGGACTGGCACCGTATATGTTTGAGGTGGATACAAACTTAAGGCTCACAACAAAAGGAGAGTTTTATGGGGATTTTGAGGCAGAATATGATATATGGCTTACCCAGAGAATGGCTCTGCAACCTAAATTTGATACAACATTTTCTTTCTCAAAGATTGAAGAAATAGGAATAGGTTCTGGCATAAATGATATTAATCTAAGTTTGAGGCTCAGATATGAGGTAAAAAGGGAGATTGCCCCTTATGTAGGTATTTCTTATACAAGGCTATATGGTCAGACAAAAAGTTTAGCCAAATCAGAAGGAGAAAAAATAGAATACACTGATATAATAGCTGGCATTAGGATATGGTTCTGA
- the aroD gene encoding type I 3-dehydroquinate dehydratase — translation MGNYPLVVLPVSDENLEHIVPVAVDKKIDMVELRIDQFSNLEIDYILEKARFVKKYDLGIIATVRSEQEGGKAIPDEERIKIFEAVVEYSDILDIELTSTSINQKVIEIAKDEGKLSLVSYHDFEKTPTEEEIQGIIDKAAALSPDIIKYAFKVNSHEDVSRILCVTAKNRDKKLVAIGMGEEGKITRVAGFFFGSILTYTYIGQSFAPGQIEASKLIEELKFYGLRS, via the coding sequence ATGGGAAATTATCCACTTGTTGTGTTGCCTGTAAGCGATGAAAATCTTGAGCATATCGTTCCTGTAGCAGTTGATAAAAAGATAGATATGGTTGAGCTTAGAATAGACCAGTTTTCTAATCTTGAGATAGATTACATTCTGGAAAAGGCCAGATTTGTAAAAAAATACGACCTTGGGATAATAGCAACTGTCAGGTCTGAGCAAGAAGGTGGAAAAGCAATACCTGATGAAGAAAGGATAAAGATATTTGAGGCAGTTGTTGAATACTCTGACATACTGGATATAGAACTTACCTCAACCTCTATAAACCAAAAAGTGATAGAAATAGCAAAAGATGAAGGTAAACTTTCCCTTGTTTCTTACCATGATTTTGAGAAAACTCCAACTGAAGAGGAAATTCAGGGAATAATAGATAAAGCAGCTGCTTTATCCCCTGATATTATCAAATATGCCTTCAAGGTAAATAGCCACGAGGATGTAAGCCGTATATTATGTGTAACTGCAAAAAATAGAGATAAAAAGCTTGTTGCTATAGGAATGGGAGAAGAAGGGAAAATAACAAGGGTTGCAGGATTTTTCTTTGGGTCTATACTGACTTATACCTACATAGGCCAGTCCTTTGCTCCTGGACAGATTGAGGCCTCTAAGCTTATTGAAGAGCTTAAATTTTATGGATTAAGGAGTTAA
- a CDS encoding bifunctional 3'-5' exonuclease/DNA polymerase: MKYSYIFSLDEAVESLKAFEKDKYLFLDTEVAVKSFKDIDFFSDKIRLVQIGNYNEIFLYDMFLIPEFAKYLKPLLEQKGIIGHNLKFDIKFLKTNFDIFPQIVFDTMIASQLLSEHEGEKHSLQAVSYRLTENHLDKSQQASAWGLRDLSQEQLDYAAKDVDILREIFPILRGRLNSIKTPHKASGEIHKTFSLDNAVAVVEMAFVPQLAQIELTGMPVDENELKKMLQQVSQDYQRKYISFYRKHGVDPFSPQKVTAWLTNKVGLKLPRTQKGSLSSQDSALRQYIDRPEVKELLEIRSEKKTLDKLKELSSHLRNGRIYSEFKQIGAPTGRMASSRPNLQNITRELRKLFKAHPGRKLIVADYSQIELRIAAEYVNDETMIKAFSEGKDLHRFTASLILGKEYEEITKEERQMAKAINFGLIYGISPKSLMEYAKNNYGIDITLREAQKFHERFFEVYSGFKKWHEKVKEELSKKHTIVVYSLLGRRMVVNRFTEAVNFPIQATGSDMLKMAVVFFGKLKDGLDAHIVNLIHDEIVVDVKEEDAQKAKDVLSESMLRSGKILLKKVPVEFEAEAVESWAEK; this comes from the coding sequence ATGAAATATAGCTACATATTTTCCTTAGATGAGGCAGTAGAAAGTCTAAAAGCTTTTGAAAAAGATAAATATCTATTTCTGGATACGGAAGTTGCCGTAAAATCCTTTAAAGATATTGATTTTTTCTCAGATAAAATTCGCCTTGTTCAGATAGGCAACTATAATGAGATATTCCTGTATGATATGTTTCTTATTCCTGAATTTGCTAAATATTTAAAACCACTGCTGGAACAAAAAGGCATTATAGGACACAACCTTAAATTTGATATAAAGTTTCTTAAAACAAACTTTGATATTTTCCCTCAGATAGTTTTTGATACGATGATTGCCTCCCAGCTTCTTTCTGAGCATGAAGGGGAAAAGCATTCATTACAGGCTGTAAGCTACCGTCTTACAGAAAACCATTTAGACAAAAGCCAGCAGGCATCGGCATGGGGATTAAGGGATTTATCACAGGAGCAGCTTGATTATGCAGCAAAGGATGTTGATATTCTCCGTGAGATTTTCCCTATACTCAGGGGCAGGCTTAACAGCATAAAAACTCCCCATAAAGCCTCAGGAGAAATACACAAAACATTTTCCCTTGATAATGCTGTTGCAGTTGTTGAGATGGCATTTGTGCCCCAGCTTGCCCAGATAGAGCTTACAGGTATGCCTGTTGATGAAAATGAGTTGAAAAAAATGCTCCAACAGGTATCCCAGGATTACCAGAGAAAGTATATATCCTTTTATAGAAAGCATGGTGTTGACCCTTTCTCACCTCAAAAGGTAACAGCATGGCTAACAAACAAAGTAGGCCTCAAACTGCCAAGAACACAGAAAGGCTCTTTATCCTCGCAGGATAGTGCATTAAGACAGTATATTGACAGACCTGAGGTAAAAGAACTTCTGGAGATACGTTCCGAGAAAAAAACCCTTGATAAATTAAAGGAGCTTAGTTCCCATCTTAGAAATGGCAGAATTTACAGTGAGTTTAAGCAGATTGGGGCACCTACAGGAAGAATGGCTTCTTCCCGTCCAAACCTCCAGAATATAACAAGAGAGCTTAGAAAATTATTTAAAGCACATCCAGGTAGAAAGCTTATAGTTGCAGATTACTCACAAATAGAGCTAAGAATAGCCGCCGAGTATGTTAATGATGAAACAATGATAAAGGCTTTTTCGGAAGGAAAAGACCTCCACAGGTTTACAGCCTCCCTTATTCTTGGAAAGGAATATGAAGAGATAACCAAGGAAGAAAGACAGATGGCAAAAGCTATAAATTTTGGTCTTATTTATGGTATATCTCCAAAATCCCTTATGGAGTATGCAAAAAATAACTACGGAATAGATATAACCCTTAGAGAAGCCCAGAAGTTCCACGAAAGATTTTTTGAGGTATATTCCGGGTTTAAAAAATGGCATGAAAAGGTAAAAGAGGAGCTTTCTAAAAAACACACCATTGTTGTTTATTCCCTGCTTGGCAGGAGAATGGTTGTAAATAGATTTACAGAGGCGGTTAATTTTCCGATACAGGCCACAGGCAGCGATATGCTAAAAATGGCAGTTGTATTTTTTGGAAAACTAAAGGACGGCCTTGATGCGCATATAGTAAACCTAATTCATGATGAGATTGTGGTTGATGTAAAAGAGGAAGATGCACAGAAGGCAAAAGATGTACTATCAGAAAGTATGCTCCGTTCAGGGAAGATACTCCTTAAGAAAGTTCCTGTTGAGTTTGAGGCAGAAGCAGTGGAAAGCTGGGCTGAAAAGTAG
- the gspE gene encoding type II secretion system ATPase GspE — MTLKELTVDFLRENQIIPVDENRIYITKNTPFYAIEDIRFLTGKTPETILISEEEFNEKLEEYISNLENEIEEEEIKEETFLEDLLTGSDAPVIQLINSLFLKAIRANASDIHFEPFSDKVVVRFRMDGVLHEISTIPLNTYPQVVSRIKIISRLNVAEKRLPQDGRIKVKIGDKKLDMRVSTLPTVFGERIVIRLLDKSNKLLTLEELGFLPEDLEKYRRIIKKPYGLVLITGPTGSGKSTTLYASLLELKTPRKNIITIEDPVEYQIDGISQIQVNPKINLTFANGLRSILRQDPDIIMVGEIRDLETAEIAIHASMTGHLVLSTLHTNDAPSAVARLVDMGVEPFLIASSLEGVIAQRLVRTICENCKTEYTPSDAEVEEIKKHYKEPVDIRHLYKGEGCQECLGTGYKGRMAIYEIMEVDEDLRTTISKNPETTILKQKAIDKGMKTLIEDGISKVLQGRTTLEEVLQVAQV; from the coding sequence TTGACCCTCAAAGAGTTGACAGTTGACTTTCTGAGAGAAAATCAGATAATACCTGTTGATGAAAACAGGATATACATAACCAAAAATACGCCTTTTTATGCCATAGAAGATATAAGATTTCTGACAGGTAAAACCCCTGAAACTATACTGATTTCGGAAGAAGAGTTCAATGAAAAATTAGAAGAATATATCTCAAACCTTGAAAATGAAATAGAAGAAGAAGAGATAAAGGAAGAAACTTTCCTTGAAGACCTGTTAACAGGTTCAGATGCCCCTGTAATACAGCTTATAAACTCCCTTTTTCTAAAGGCAATCAGAGCAAATGCCAGTGATATTCACTTTGAACCATTTTCAGATAAGGTTGTGGTCAGATTTAGAATGGATGGGGTATTACACGAAATATCAACAATACCTTTGAACACATATCCACAGGTTGTATCCCGTATAAAAATAATATCCAGACTAAATGTTGCAGAAAAAAGGCTGCCACAGGACGGCAGAATCAAGGTAAAAATTGGGGATAAAAAGCTTGATATGAGGGTGTCTACCCTACCTACTGTTTTCGGAGAAAGAATTGTTATCAGGCTTTTAGATAAATCCAACAAATTACTTACCCTTGAGGAACTGGGATTTTTACCTGAAGACCTTGAAAAATACAGAAGAATTATAAAAAAACCATACGGACTTGTGCTAATCACAGGTCCCACAGGTTCAGGTAAATCAACAACCCTTTATGCATCCCTTCTGGAGCTTAAAACACCCCGTAAAAATATAATCACCATAGAAGACCCTGTGGAATACCAGATAGACGGTATCAGTCAGATACAGGTAAACCCCAAAATAAACCTTACATTTGCCAATGGATTGAGAAGTATCCTCAGACAAGACCCTGATATCATAATGGTTGGTGAGATAAGGGATTTGGAAACAGCAGAGATAGCAATCCATGCCTCAATGACAGGACATCTTGTTTTATCAACACTTCACACGAATGATGCTCCTTCAGCTGTTGCAAGGCTTGTTGATATGGGAGTTGAGCCGTTTTTAATTGCTTCATCTCTGGAAGGGGTAATAGCACAAAGGCTTGTAAGAACTATCTGTGAAAACTGTAAAACAGAATATACACCTTCAGATGCAGAAGTTGAGGAAATCAAAAAACATTACAAAGAACCTGTTGATATAAGACATCTATACAAAGGAGAAGGCTGTCAGGAATGTCTCGGAACAGGCTACAAAGGGAGAATGGCTATATATGAAATAATGGAAGTTGATGAAGATTTAAGAACTACTATATCAAAGAACCCAGAGACAACAATCCTGAAACAAAAAGCCATTGATAAAGGAATGAAAACACTTATTGAGGACGGTATTTCTAAAGTCCTTCAAGGCAGAACAACCCTTGAAGAAGTTCTACAGGTTGCACAGGTGTAA
- a CDS encoding ankyrin repeat domain-containing protein gives MKRLVPVLVILIALFSAACKRIDNSNPDDMLLTAVQLGDIDRVRLAIAKGANLNYQDENGGTALHWAVFYGYKDIVQLLLMQGADPLIKDKDGITPIDVARINNKKEMLKLLEKYVKKKKE, from the coding sequence ATGAAAAGATTAGTGCCAGTATTAGTTATTCTGATTGCCCTTTTTTCAGCGGCCTGTAAAAGAATAGATAACTCAAACCCAGATGATATGCTTTTAACAGCAGTCCAGCTTGGAGATATTGACAGGGTAAGACTGGCAATCGCAAAAGGTGCCAATCTTAATTATCAGGATGAAAATGGAGGGACAGCATTACACTGGGCAGTATTTTACGGATATAAAGATATAGTCCAGTTATTGCTGATGCAGGGTGCAGACCCATTAATAAAAGATAAAGACGGGATAACTCCCATAGATGTTGCCAGAATAAATAATAAAAAGGAAATGTTAAAATTACTGGAAAAGTATGTAAAGAAGAAAAAAGAATAA
- a CDS encoding type II secretion system F family protein has protein sequence MPFFRYKAYNQEGKEISAVEEAVSVSHLKEILKKKGLIPYEIEEVSSLKKKRKSILQLEIFSKNKISKEELALLLYEIGILLERNVHITQIFDILSRQLENPVLKDTLLSAREYIQEGSSIADAFDKTGVFPKFLVEMIRAGETSGALDKVFLSASEFIEKQEEFKRKILNALIYPVVVIIVAFVSVIIIMNFVVPTITKIYAQFGKELPTLTKIVVYLSKLTSIFLKVSPVLIILGFLGYKKFITKEMIDSLKLRIPFFKKVHLYTIYLTWSNTMSLLLKGGLTLDRAIQIANETINNAVLKKDFDTVAKEITKGKSLSQLLEKYKLLPENSIQLIKIGEETGQLEKMLGLISQIYRKQTDRLITIFLSYLEPAVLILLSVVIGFFVFATLLPIFSLSVK, from the coding sequence ATGCCATTTTTCAGATATAAAGCATACAATCAGGAAGGAAAGGAAATTTCAGCAGTTGAAGAGGCTGTCTCTGTATCACATCTAAAGGAAATTCTGAAGAAAAAGGGATTAATTCCTTATGAAATAGAAGAGGTTTCATCCCTCAAGAAAAAAAGAAAGTCTATCCTCCAGCTTGAGATATTTTCAAAAAATAAGATAAGCAAGGAAGAATTGGCACTTCTTTTATATGAGATAGGAATTCTCCTTGAAAGAAATGTCCATATTACCCAGATATTTGATATTTTGTCCAGACAGCTGGAAAATCCTGTTTTAAAGGACACCCTTCTTTCTGCCAGAGAGTATATTCAGGAAGGAAGTAGCATTGCAGATGCTTTTGATAAGACAGGTGTTTTCCCGAAATTTCTTGTTGAGATGATTAGGGCAGGGGAAACCTCAGGTGCACTGGACAAAGTATTTCTATCAGCATCAGAATTTATAGAAAAACAGGAAGAGTTCAAAAGAAAAATCCTAAACGCCCTGATTTATCCTGTTGTTGTCATTATTGTGGCTTTTGTTTCCGTAATTATAATAATGAACTTCGTTGTTCCAACTATCACCAAAATATATGCCCAGTTTGGCAAAGAACTTCCCACCCTTACAAAAATTGTTGTTTATCTATCAAAACTCACATCTATTTTTCTGAAGGTTTCTCCAGTTCTTATTATTCTTGGATTTTTAGGCTATAAAAAATTTATAACAAAAGAGATGATAGACAGCCTAAAACTGAGAATTCCATTTTTCAAAAAGGTTCATTTATATACAATCTATCTCACATGGAGTAACACCATGTCCCTTTTACTAAAAGGAGGACTTACACTTGATAGAGCTATACAGATTGCCAATGAAACAATAAACAATGCTGTTTTAAAAAAGGATTTTGATACTGTCGCAAAGGAAATAACAAAAGGAAAATCCCTTTCACAGCTTCTTGAAAAATATAAACTGCTACCTGAAAATAGCATCCAGCTTATAAAAATAGGGGAAGAAACAGGACAGCTGGAAAAGATGCTGGGTCTGATATCCCAGATATACAGAAAACAAACAGACAGATTAATCACAATATTTCTCAGTTATCTGGAGCCTGCTGTTTTAATACTCCTTTCAGTTGTAATCGGCTTCTTTGTATTTGCAACCCTTTTACCAATATTCAGCCTCAGTGTTAAATGA
- a CDS encoding copper resistance system multicopper oxidase, producing MEISRRKLLQTSIMLSMAGFTGLKLPVYAADRGITVANRKETENTVEYELVIKKQTLSIGNREGMPITINNNFPAPLIRLKEGKWAIIKVYNEMNEPTSIHWHGLIIPNEMDGVPGLTFDGIPPKSSFTYKFPVVQSGTYWYHSHTGLQEQLGLYGPLILDPKEPEPFEYDREYVIVLSDWTFEDPYDVLMHLKKWDGYYNYHKRTISDLLRDIKEKGFQRTIRERSMWAKMRMSSRDIADITGVTYTYLMNGKTAEENPEFLFNPGEKVRLRFINASAATYFDVRIPGLKMKVVQADGQNIQPVVVDEFRIAIAETYDVIVQPDKNAYTIFAETMDRSGYTRGTLTYKKGLSAPVPSQRPPAERGMKAMGGMHHHMGHMKDMKMMDRCGDCKPMMIPDSFGVDAAMINKNPVCRLNEAGVGLEKVQHRVLTYSDLKSLQPHPDRKPVRQIDIHLTGNMERFIWKMYSYDGKKLTDKFEIPIKAKLNERIKIMFINHTMMDHPMHLHGMWMYLQNGNGEFNPRKHTINLKPGEKVCVEIDNDAIGNWAFHCHILYHMHTGMFRVLQVC from the coding sequence ATGGAAATATCAAGAAGAAAGCTTCTACAAACCTCAATTATGCTCTCTATGGCCGGATTTACAGGATTAAAACTCCCTGTCTATGCAGCAGATAGGGGCATTACAGTAGCAAACAGAAAAGAAACGGAAAACACCGTTGAGTATGAACTGGTAATAAAAAAACAAACCCTATCTATCGGAAACAGAGAGGGAATGCCCATTACCATAAACAATAATTTTCCTGCACCCCTTATAAGATTAAAAGAGGGGAAATGGGCAATTATCAAGGTTTATAACGAAATGAATGAACCTACCTCAATCCACTGGCATGGTCTTATAATCCCCAATGAGATGGACGGTGTTCCGGGACTGACCTTTGACGGAATTCCGCCAAAAAGCAGTTTTACATATAAATTCCCTGTTGTTCAATCTGGAACATACTGGTATCACAGCCACACCGGTTTGCAGGAACAGCTTGGTTTGTATGGGCCTCTTATTTTAGACCCAAAAGAACCAGAACCATTTGAGTATGACAGGGAGTATGTGATTGTTTTATCAGACTGGACATTTGAAGACCCTTATGATGTCTTAATGCATCTAAAAAAATGGGATGGATATTATAACTATCACAAAAGAACCATCTCAGACCTTTTAAGAGACATAAAAGAAAAAGGCTTTCAAAGAACCATTAGAGAAAGGTCTATGTGGGCAAAAATGAGAATGAGTTCCCGGGATATAGCCGACATAACAGGTGTAACATATACATATCTTATGAACGGGAAAACAGCTGAGGAAAATCCTGAATTTCTATTTAACCCCGGTGAAAAAGTCCGCCTGAGATTTATAAATGCCTCTGCTGCAACATATTTTGATGTCCGTATCCCTGGCCTAAAAATGAAAGTGGTTCAGGCAGATGGCCAGAATATTCAACCTGTTGTAGTTGATGAGTTTAGAATAGCGATAGCAGAAACATATGATGTGATTGTTCAGCCTGATAAAAATGCTTATACCATTTTTGCAGAAACAATGGATAGAAGCGGTTATACAAGGGGAACACTAACATATAAAAAAGGTTTGTCTGCTCCGGTTCCTTCCCAAAGACCACCTGCAGAAAGAGGAATGAAGGCAATGGGAGGAATGCATCATCATATGGGGCATATGAAAGACATGAAAATGATGGATAGATGCGGAGATTGTAAGCCTATGATGATACCTGATAGCTTCGGAGTTGATGCGGCAATGATAAATAAAAATCCAGTATGCAGATTAAATGAAGCCGGAGTTGGACTGGAGAAGGTTCAACACAGAGTTTTAACTTACTCTGACCTAAAAAGCCTCCAACCTCATCCTGACAGAAAACCGGTTAGACAGATAGATATCCATCTAACAGGAAATATGGAAAGATTTATCTGGAAGATGTATTCCTATGATGGAAAAAAGCTAACGGATAAATTTGAGATACCTATCAAAGCAAAACTAAATGAAAGAATAAAAATAATGTTTATAAACCATACAATGATGGATCACCCTATGCACTTACACGGTATGTGGATGTATCTCCAGAATGGAAACGGAGAGTTTAACCCCAGAAAACATACAATAAATCTCAAACCTGGTGAAAAGGTCTGTGTAGAAATAGATAATGACGCCATAGGAAATTGGGCATTCCACTGCCACATCCTTTATCACATGCATACAGGTATGTTTAGAGTTCTGCAAGTCTGTTAA
- the pncA gene encoding bifunctional nicotinamidase/pyrazinamidase, which yields MKLKINDFDALIVVDMQNDFMPGGALPVPDGDKIIPVLNQYIQLFADRGNPVYFTRDWHPVDHISFKGHGGIWPPHCVQDTEGAKFHPELKIPLDNKFIISKGTSRDFDAYSGFQGTILDQLLKERGIKRLFVCGVATDYCVKNTVLGGLNLGYQVFVLEDAIKGVEVNKGDIEKAINQMLEKGAVFINYGEIK from the coding sequence ATGAAGCTAAAAATAAATGATTTTGATGCCCTTATAGTTGTTGATATGCAAAATGATTTTATGCCAGGAGGAGCTTTGCCTGTTCCAGACGGAGATAAGATTATTCCTGTTTTAAACCAGTATATACAGCTTTTTGCAGACAGAGGAAATCCTGTTTATTTTACACGGGACTGGCATCCGGTAGACCATATATCATTTAAAGGACATGGTGGTATATGGCCTCCCCATTGTGTTCAGGATACAGAAGGGGCAAAATTCCATCCAGAACTTAAAATACCACTGGACAACAAATTTATTATCTCAAAAGGAACATCAAGGGATTTTGATGCATATTCAGGTTTTCAGGGAACTATTTTAGACCAGCTTCTTAAAGAAAGGGGAATAAAAAGGCTTTTTGTCTGTGGGGTTGCTACAGACTACTGCGTTAAAAACACTGTTTTAGGCGGACTAAATCTTGGCTATCAGGTATTTGTCCTTGAAGATGCAATAAAAGGAGTAGAGGTAAATAAAGGAGATATAGAAAAGGCTATAAACCAGATGCTTGAAAAAGGAGCAGTATTTATAAATTACGGTGAAATAAAATGA